In the genome of Cryptomeria japonica chromosome 8, Sugi_1.0, whole genome shotgun sequence, one region contains:
- the LOC131057038 gene encoding probable proline transporter 2, with protein sequence MKEQKDFMVKSIEDIMATEQEEISFSTHKSAHKLDNDSWQKVGLMLVTSFNCVYILGYSNLILVPLGLVWGIIGMVVLGAFSLYANLLLANLYIIDGQRFIRYRDLVGHVFGKKMYYITWALQFAHFILCNMGFLLLSGRSLKDIFLEENSKWVPLKLPEFIMISGFTYFIFAFWVPHLSALGMWYGISAFFTVLYIAISMIISIKDGKSGSKDYNITGQKEEKIFNALGAIAAIVFANNSGMLPEIQATLQRPAIKNMHKALYLQFTFGIAIYYMVTIVGYWAYGSSISDYMLGDLINGPRWAKILANSSVFLQTIVSQHIFCVPVHEALDTRFCKLDEHESSVHNLITRFILRALFFTFSTLCAAMFPFLGDFVTLVGALSLVPLTFLFPALVFLKVKWCRISTWEKSWHIFTVVLFGLLTLGSTISAIRLIIINAKTYHVFANT encoded by the exons ATGAAAGAGCAGAAAGATTTCATGGTAAAATCAATTGAAGACATCATGGCCACAGAGCAAGAAGAAATTAGTTTTTCTACCCATAAGTCTGCACACAAACTTGACAATG ATTCATGGCAGAAAGTGGGACTGATGTTAGTTACAAGTTTCAACTGTGTGTACATTTTGGGATATTCAAATCTCATTTTAGTTCCTCTAGGATTGGTCTGGGGAATTATTGGCATGGTTGTTTTGGGTGCGTTCTCACTCTATGCCAATTTGCTGCTTGCAAATTTGTATATTATAGATGGCCAGCGCTTTATCAGATATAGAGATTTAGTTGGCCATGTATTTG GGAAGAAAATGTACTATATAACCTGGGCTCTACAGTTTGCACATTTCATACTCTGCAATATGGGATTCCTACTACTTTCTGGGAGATCTCTCAAG GATATCTTTCTGGAAGAAAACAGCAAATGGGTGCCACTAAAACTTCCTGAGTTTATCATGATCTCAGGATTTACATACTTCATTTTTGCCTTCTGGGTACCACATTTATCAGCCTTAGGCATGTGGTATGGAATTTCAGCATTCTTTACCGTTCTCTATATTGCAATCTCAATGATAATATCAATCAAAGATG GGAAATCTGGATCCAAAGACTACAACATAACAGGGCAGAAAGAAGAAAAGATTTTCAATGCATTAGGAGCCATAGCAGCCATTGTGTTTGCAAATAACTCTGGCATGCTACCTGAAATTCAG GCTACATTGCAAAGACCAGCAATAAAAAATATGCACAAAGCCCTCTACTTACAATTTACCTTTGGAATTGCTATATACTACATGGTGACCATTGTTGGATACTGGGCATATGGATCCTCCATCTCAGACTATATGCTAGGTGACTTAATAAATGGTCCTAGATGGGCTAAAATTTTGGCAAACAGTAGTGTCTTCTTACAGACTATAGTATCACAACAT ATATTCTGTGTTCCAGTGCATGAGGCTCTCGACACCAGATTTTGTAAGCTGGATGAACATGAAAGTTCTGTACACAACCTGATAACTCGATTCATACTTCGTGCACTCTTCTTTACATTTAGCACGCTTTGTGCTGCCATGTTTCCCTTTCTAGGGGACTTTGTAACCTTGGTGGGTGCACTGTCCCTTGTTCCTTTGACATTCCTATTTCCAGCCTTGGTATTCCTTAAG GTGAAATGGTGCAGGATAAGTACATGGGAAAAATCATGGCATATTTTCACTGTTGTCTTATTTGGGCTTTTAACATTGGGGAGCACCATATCAGCTATTCGGCTGATCATAATAAATGCTAAAACATACCATGTATTTGCAAACACATGA